The following are encoded together in the Drosophila biarmipes strain raj3 chromosome 3L, RU_DBia_V1.1, whole genome shotgun sequence genome:
- the LOC108030497 gene encoding 2-amino-3-ketobutyrate coenzyme A ligase, mitochondrial — MPIFSKMMLFRGVARRQYSAVAQTQLREILGTQLAGIKEAGTFKAERIITSSQSTQITVQGSDKKILNFCANNYLGLANNPEIVEHSQKLLEQYGAGLSSVRFICGTQDIHKQLEQKIAQFHGREDTILYASCFDANAGIFEAILTPEDAVFSDELNHASIIDGIRLCKAKKQRYKHRDLKDLEEQLKASDARLKLIATDGVFSMDGNIAPLARIVELAKKYNALVFVDECHATGFFGATGRGTEEYDNVMGEVDIINSTLGKALGGASGGYTTGPTELISFLRQKSRPYLFSNTLPPAVVAVGLKVMDMLLQSSELTQRVQSNTQRFRTAMTKAGFTIAGENHPICPVMLGDARLASKFADEMLTRGIYVIGFSYPVVPQGKARIRVQISAAHTEAEIDRAIDAFIEVGRSLKVIQ; from the exons ATGCcaattttctcaaaaatgATGCTATTTCGCGGTG TGGCAAGACGTCAGTACAGCGCTGTGGCTCAAACTCAGTTGAGGGAGATCCTGGGCACCCAGCTGGCCGGGATTAAGGAGGCGGGCACCTTCAAGGCAGAACGAATCATCACATCTTCGCAGAGCACCCAGATAACAGTTCAGGGCAGCGATAAGAAGATACTCAACTTTTGCGCCAACAACTACCTTGGACTAGCG AACAATCCGGAGATAGTGGAGCACAGCCAGAAGCTGCTGGAGCAGTATGGCGCCGGCCTGAGCTCAGTGCGCTTCATTTGCGGCACGCAGGATATACACAAGCAACTGGAGCAAAAGATAGCCCAGTTCCATGGACGCGAGGACACCATTCTGTATGCCTCCTGCTTTGACGCCAATGCCGGGATCTTCGAGGCCATTCTCACGCCGGAGGATGCTGTGTTCTCCGACGAACTGAACCACGCCTCGATCATCGACGGCATCCGGCTGTGCAAGGCCAAGAAGCAGCGCTATAAGCACCGGGACCTGAAGGACTTGGAGGAGCAGCTCAAGGCGAGTGATGCTCGGCTCAAGCTCATCGCCACCGATGGCGTGTTTTCCATGGATGGAAACATCGCACCTCTGGCCCGAATCGTTGAGCTGGCCAAGAAGTACAATGCCCTTGTGTTTGTGGATGAGTGCCATGCCACGGGATTTTTTGGCGCCACGGGACGCGGAACCGAAGAGTACGACAATGTCATGGGTGAGGTGGACATCATCAACTCCACGCTGGGCAAGGCTCTGGGTGGAGCTTCCGGTGGATACACCACTGGTCCCACGGAGCTGATCTCGTTCCTGCGCCAGAAGTCCCGGCCGTATCTCTTCTCCAACACTTTGCCGCCAGCAGTTGTGGCGGTTGGTCTGAAGGTCATGGATATGCTCCTTCAGTCCAGCGAGCTTACGCAGCGAGTCCAGAGCAACACGCAGCGTTTCCGGACGGCCATGACCAAGGCGGGCTTCACCATAGCCGGCGAGAACCATCCCATCTGCCCCGTGATGCTGGGCGATGCTCGCCTCGCCTCCAAGTTTGCGGATGAGATGCTGA CCCGCGGCATCTATGTCATCGGCTTCAGCTACCCAGTGGTTCCTCAGGGAAAGGCCCGCATCCGCGTTCAAATCTCTGCTGCCCACACTGAAGCCGAAATCGATCGGGCCATTGATGCATTTATTGAAGTCGGTCGCTCTCTAAAAGTAATCCAGTGA